In Comamonas koreensis, the genomic stretch GTACTCGTTGGACTTGAAGTCCGACATGCGCACGATGACGGGCTTGGGGTAGAAAGCCGCCGCAATCGTGGCCACACCTTCGGTGATCTTGTCGACGTAGAAAGCGCGCGGCGAGGCATGGCCCCGGGCGACGGATTCGACGGCCTTCTTCAGATCGGCATCGACGGCGGGGTAGTCCAGGATGGCCTTGGGGTGCACGCCGATGTTGTTGTTGATGATGAATTCCAGACGTGCCAGACCCACGCCATCGTTGGGCAGTTGGGCAAAATCAAAGGCCAGCTGGGGGTTGCCCACGTTCATCATGATCTTGGTCTTGATGGGTGGCATCTCGCCGCGCTTGACCTCGGTGATCTCGGTTTCCAGCAGACCGTCATAGATGCGGCCGGTGTCGCCTTCTGCGCAGCTCACCGTCACCAGGGTGCCGTTCTTGAGTAGCTCGGTGGCATTGCCGCAGCCCACGACGGCAGGGATGCCCAGCTCGCGCGCAATGATCGCGGCGTGGCAGGTACGGCCACCGCGGTTGGTGACGATGGCCGCGGCCTTTTTCATCACCGGCTCCCAATTCGGGTCGGTCATGTCGGTCACCAGCACATCGCCGGCTTCAACCTGGTCCATCTGCGAGATGTCGGAGACCAGGCGCACGCGGCCGGTGCCGATCTTCTGGCCAATCGCGCGCCCTTCGGCCAGCACGGTGCCGCTGCCCTTGAGCTTGTAGCGCTGCTCGGCCTGGCCCTTGGACTGGCTCTTCACCGTCTCAGGGCGTGCCTGCAGGATGTAGAGCTTGCCGTCGGTGCCGTCCTTGCCCCACTCGATATCCATCGGGCGGCCATAGTGCTTCTCGATCACCAGCGCGTACTGCGCCAGCTCTTGCACTTCGGCATCGGTGAGCGAATAGCGGTTGCGCAGCTCGGGGCTCACATCGGTGGTGGCCACCAGCTTGCCCGATGCCGCCTTTTCTTCGGGCGTGGCAAATACCATCTGCACCAGCTTGGAGCCCAGGTTGCGGCGGATCAGGGCCTGCTTGCCCGCTTCGAGCATGGGCTTGTGCACATAGAACTCGTCCGGGTTCACGGCGCCTTGCACCACGGTCTCGCCCAGGCCGTAGCTGGAGGTGATGAAGACCACCTGGTCAAAGCCCGACTCGGTGTCGATGGTGAACATCACGCCAGCAGCGCCTTTATCCGAGCGCACCATGCGCTGCACACCGGCCGACAGCGCCACCACGTCGTGGGCAAAGCCCTTGTGCACGCGGTAGGAAATGGCGCGGTCGTTGTAGAGCGAGGCAAACACCTCCTTCATCTTGTGCAGCACATCGTCGATGCCCACCACGTTCAGGAAGGTTTCTTGCTGGCCAGCGAACGAAGCGTCGGGCAGGTCTTCTGCGGTGGCCGACGAGCGCACGGCAAAGGAGGCCTCGGTATTGCCCGCTTGCAAGGTTACAAAGGCCTCGGCAATGGCTTGTTGCAAATCGAGCGGGAAAGGCTGGGCCTCGACCATGGCACGGATCTCGGCGCCGACCTGAGCCAGCGCGCGCACATCGTCCACATCCAGCGCCGCGAGCTTGGCGCTGATCTTGTCAGCCAGGCCTTCGTGGGCCAGGAACTCGCGAAACGCATGGGCCGTCGTGGCAAAGCCGGTCGGCACGCGCACGCCTTGCGGCAATTGCGAGATCATTTCGCCGAGCGAGGCGTTCTTGCCGCCTACGACCTCGACGTCGGTCATTCTCAGGTT encodes the following:
- the ppsA gene encoding phosphoenolpyruvate synthase, coding for MSNLYSATALVVPFENLRMTDVEVVGGKNASLGEMISQLPQGVRVPTGFATTAHAFREFLAHEGLADKISAKLAALDVDDVRALAQVGAEIRAMVEAQPFPLDLQQAIAEAFVTLQAGNTEASFAVRSSATAEDLPDASFAGQQETFLNVVGIDDVLHKMKEVFASLYNDRAISYRVHKGFAHDVVALSAGVQRMVRSDKGAAGVMFTIDTESGFDQVVFITSSYGLGETVVQGAVNPDEFYVHKPMLEAGKQALIRRNLGSKLVQMVFATPEEKAASGKLVATTDVSPELRNRYSLTDAEVQELAQYALVIEKHYGRPMDIEWGKDGTDGKLYILQARPETVKSQSKGQAEQRYKLKGSGTVLAEGRAIGQKIGTGRVRLVSDISQMDQVEAGDVLVTDMTDPNWEPVMKKAAAIVTNRGGRTCHAAIIARELGIPAVVGCGNATELLKNGTLVTVSCAEGDTGRIYDGLLETEITEVKRGEMPPIKTKIMMNVGNPQLAFDFAQLPNDGVGLARLEFIINNNIGVHPKAILDYPAVDADLKKAVESVARGHASPRAFYVDKITEGVATIAAAFYPKPVIVRMSDFKSNEYRKLIGGSRYEPDEENPMLGFRGAARYISKDFGEAFKMECEALKRVRNDMGLTNVKIMIPFVRTLDQAKRVTELLAANGLKRGENGLEVIMMCEVPSNAILADEFLEYFDGFSIGSNDLTQLTLGLDRDSGLELLAADFDERDPAVKKMLECAITACLAQNKYVGICGQGPSDHPDFAQWLADKGIASISLNPDSVIDTWQRLAAK